One Pleurocapsa sp. PCC 7327 DNA segment encodes these proteins:
- a CDS encoding DUF5132 domain-containing protein, translating to MASRFDWEELRVPEIIDGMTALLVAPVILTVASAVKQPGVQSAIKEGITLAERCKEALAETTETIENLAAEVNSELIAQKQAQSNSQSYVPSKQFDIGGELMHALSEANLEMRRLTNGLVDWRLIVPLGLGSLAIRQLLIKGLQLDEIPWYTLAWYAFDSFAKLNDSSESSS from the coding sequence ATGGCATCTAGGTTTGACTGGGAAGAATTGAGAGTTCCCGAAATTATCGATGGGATGACCGCACTCTTGGTTGCGCCTGTCATTCTTACTGTTGCATCGGCTGTAAAACAGCCTGGAGTCCAATCGGCTATTAAAGAAGGAATCACCCTGGCTGAAAGATGCAAAGAAGCTTTGGCAGAAACAACAGAGACGATTGAAAATTTAGCAGCAGAAGTCAATAGCGAATTAATTGCTCAAAAACAGGCGCAATCTAACTCTCAAAGTTATGTCCCAAGCAAACAATTCGATATCGGTGGAGAATTAATGCATGCGCTCTCTGAAGCAAATTTAGAGATGAGACGATTGACCAATGGTTTGGTAGATTGGCGTTTGATAGTACCGTTGGGATTGGGTTCGCTTGCCATCCGACAATTACTCATTAAGGGATTGCAACTTGACGAAATTCCCTGGTATACGTTGGCTTGGTATGCGTTCGATTCCTTTGCCAAACTCAATGATAGTAGCGAATCGAGTTCGTGA
- a CDS encoding acetoacetate decarboxylase family protein, with translation MTVKYPPVPWYLQGRAIQILNLVNIENSRPFVPPELEIVSLFPGKTLGGTYISTYESGSILEYNELIVVAALVRYQGKIGAWISHIYVDNEDSVAGGREIWGLPKEMAEFTWEKDSVSVRQQERQLCRVRYKKEWFSFATWWQQPFSGNVFGGLESELLLFKSELKSQLGIVSGNLEIPQESSFARLNLGQPWLILNCQNLELVAGIPKVVGTKFFQENPRGVSF, from the coding sequence ATGACCGTTAAATATCCTCCTGTTCCCTGGTATCTTCAAGGACGCGCTATCCAAATCTTGAACTTAGTTAATATTGAAAATTCGCGTCCTTTTGTGCCTCCAGAATTAGAAATTGTCTCCCTCTTCCCTGGAAAAACATTAGGAGGCACATACATCTCTACTTACGAATCCGGTTCGATCCTAGAATACAATGAATTAATTGTTGTTGCAGCTTTAGTACGCTATCAAGGAAAAATCGGCGCGTGGATTTCTCATATTTACGTCGATAATGAGGACTCCGTTGCTGGGGGTCGAGAAATTTGGGGACTGCCCAAAGAAATGGCAGAATTTACATGGGAAAAAGATAGCGTCAGCGTTCGTCAACAAGAGCGACAATTGTGCCGAGTTCGCTACAAAAAAGAATGGTTTAGTTTTGCGACTTGGTGGCAACAACCTTTTAGTGGCAATGTGTTTGGTGGCTTGGAGTCGGAATTACTTTTATTCAAAAGTGAATTGAAATCGCAACTTGGAATAGTAAGCGGCAATCTGGAAATTCCTCAAGAAAGTTCTTTTGCTCGATTAAATTTAGGTCAACCTTGGTTGATACTCAATTGCCAAAATTTAGAGTTAGTTGCAGGCATACCCAAAGTTGTAGGAACCAAATTTTTTCAAGAAAATCCTAGGGGAGTTTCATTCTGA
- a CDS encoding HAD-IC family P-type ATPase gives MIKAIHTTKGRARYKIRELYRSKSLKNYLEEILGRKPEIKYVSANPLTSNVLVIFNEDNSSDRIASLLEEIVLDYQKHGEKVRAKSFSKTPNDAVANAQVQSTKDWHLMEVNTVLDVLNASKTAGLSSELAAENLNKYGPNLLSEAETRSQLSILIDQFKSLPVALLGVAAGVSIFTGGLVDALVILGVIGLNAAIGYTTESQSEKIINSLASREQTSTWVIRDGKQIEIPTQEVVLGDILVLKSGNYVAADGRLIEAENLSVDESALTGESIPVTKTTASLTDEDVYVSLADRTNMVYKGTLVTGGQGIAVVVATGKSTEMGKIQQMVGEANAMETPLSRQLDEVGSQLVAIGMVICGGVFGIGVLRGYGLVQMLQSSISLAVAAVPEGLPTIATTTLALGIQDMRKHNVLVRSLSAVEALGSVQTICMDKTGTITENRMSVVEIHTGSRYIKVSDGEFIAGEEKINPYAGEELLKLIHVSVLCNESEVSQQQDGEYAVKGSATENALIYMAISAGTNVIELRQKYPLLQTNPRSENRNIMSTVHSDRDNHKLVAVKGSPAEVVRICKYWLKNGRAVPLEEEDRQAIELENDRMAGKALRVLGVAYRQIDEVDNGNGNNYESDLTWLGLVGMADPVRKGVKELIDDFHKAGIDPVMITGDQSPTAYAIAKELGLTRREQLEILDSTNLNNLTPEALTALADKVDVFARISPSNKLQIVQALQAAGKVVAMTGDGINDAPALKAAQVGVAMGKGGTDAAREVADIILEDDRLETMIIAISRGRTIYNNIRKAVHFLLATNLSEIMVMTTATAVGLGEPLNAIQLLWLNLVSDIFPGLALALEPPEPDILSQPPRSPDEPIIKESDFGRIAFESATLTVGTLSAYGYGILRYGIGSQASTMAFMSLTAGQLLHTISCRSQEHSIFSREKLPNNPYLNAAIAGSFAIQLLAIAIPPLRSLLKITPIDLVDGAVISGSAALPLLVNESTKRDRKIASDKDRGQEIE, from the coding sequence GTGATTAAAGCTATTCATACGACTAAAGGGAGAGCCAGATATAAGATTCGAGAGCTTTACCGTTCAAAATCTCTCAAAAACTATCTTGAAGAAATACTAGGACGTAAGCCAGAAATTAAGTATGTTTCAGCCAATCCTTTAACCAGTAATGTTCTTGTTATTTTTAATGAAGACAATAGTAGCGATCGCATTGCTTCTCTTCTCGAAGAAATTGTTTTAGATTACCAAAAGCACGGCGAAAAAGTTCGGGCAAAATCTTTCTCTAAAACCCCAAATGATGCTGTTGCCAATGCCCAAGTGCAAAGCACAAAAGACTGGCATCTGATGGAAGTCAATACTGTCCTGGATGTCTTGAATGCTTCAAAAACAGCGGGATTATCTAGCGAGTTGGCAGCAGAAAACCTGAATAAATATGGTCCGAATCTCCTATCTGAAGCAGAAACCCGATCTCAATTGAGTATTTTAATAGACCAATTCAAATCTTTACCCGTTGCTTTACTGGGAGTGGCTGCTGGGGTCTCCATTTTCACTGGTGGGCTGGTCGATGCGCTAGTAATATTGGGCGTTATTGGTCTCAATGCCGCGATCGGTTATACAACAGAAAGCCAGTCAGAAAAAATTATTAATTCTCTCGCCAGTCGCGAGCAAACCTCGACTTGGGTTATAAGAGACGGCAAGCAGATAGAAATCCCCACACAAGAGGTTGTTTTAGGAGATATTTTAGTTCTAAAAAGCGGCAACTATGTCGCAGCAGATGGGCGATTAATCGAGGCAGAGAACTTGAGCGTCGATGAGTCTGCCCTTACTGGCGAGAGCATCCCCGTTACTAAAACAACGGCATCCCTGACAGATGAAGATGTTTATGTTTCCCTAGCCGATCGCACCAACATGGTTTATAAAGGAACGTTGGTCACTGGCGGTCAAGGGATCGCTGTGGTAGTGGCGACGGGGAAATCGACGGAAATGGGCAAAATCCAACAAATGGTTGGCGAGGCAAATGCGATGGAAACCCCTTTGTCGAGACAACTAGACGAGGTTGGATCTCAACTCGTCGCGATTGGGATGGTCATTTGTGGCGGTGTCTTTGGCATTGGCGTGCTGCGGGGATACGGTTTGGTGCAAATGCTCCAATCGTCCATCTCCCTGGCGGTTGCTGCGGTTCCCGAAGGATTGCCCACTATCGCCACGACAACCCTTGCCCTGGGCATCCAAGATATGAGGAAGCATAACGTCCTCGTCCGCAGTCTCAGCGCGGTAGAAGCTTTGGGTTCGGTACAGACTATCTGCATGGATAAAACCGGAACCATCACCGAAAACCGAATGTCAGTGGTCGAGATACACACAGGCAGCCGCTACATTAAGGTGTCTGATGGCGAATTTATCGCAGGGGAGGAGAAGATTAATCCCTATGCCGGCGAGGAACTGCTCAAGCTGATTCACGTATCGGTTCTGTGCAACGAAAGCGAAGTCAGCCAACAGCAAGATGGCGAGTATGCGGTCAAGGGTTCGGCAACCGAGAATGCCCTGATTTATATGGCGATTAGTGCTGGTACGAACGTTATCGAACTTCGGCAAAAGTATCCGCTGCTGCAAACCAACCCGCGATCGGAAAATCGCAATATTATGAGTACGGTTCATAGCGATCGCGATAATCATAAGTTGGTTGCGGTCAAGGGCAGTCCGGCAGAGGTGGTACGGATCTGCAAATATTGGCTGAAAAACGGTCGCGCGGTACCCTTAGAAGAAGAAGACAGGCAGGCGATCGAACTCGAAAACGATCGCATGGCAGGAAAAGCGCTGAGGGTGCTTGGGGTCGCTTATCGCCAGATCGATGAGGTCGATAATGGGAATGGGAATAACTACGAGTCAGACTTGACATGGCTGGGTCTTGTCGGTATGGCAGATCCCGTGAGAAAGGGAGTTAAAGAATTAATCGATGATTTCCATAAAGCGGGCATCGATCCGGTAATGATTACCGGGGATCAAAGCCCAACCGCCTACGCGATCGCAAAGGAGTTAGGGTTAACTAGAAGAGAGCAACTAGAAATCCTCGATTCAACTAACCTCAACAATCTCACTCCAGAGGCACTGACAGCACTTGCCGATAAAGTCGATGTCTTTGCCCGCATCAGTCCAAGTAATAAATTGCAAATCGTCCAAGCTTTGCAGGCAGCCGGAAAAGTGGTTGCTATGACCGGAGATGGCATTAACGACGCGCCCGCGCTCAAAGCCGCTCAAGTCGGCGTGGCAATGGGTAAAGGCGGTACCGACGCTGCGCGAGAGGTGGCAGACATTATCCTAGAAGATGACAGGCTCGAAACGATGATTATTGCCATCAGTCGAGGACGGACGATCTATAACAATATCAGAAAAGCGGTGCATTTTCTGCTAGCAACAAACCTGAGCGAAATCATGGTAATGACGACCGCAACCGCAGTCGGTCTGGGCGAACCTTTGAATGCGATTCAACTCCTTTGGCTCAATTTAGTTAGTGACATCTTCCCGGGTCTTGCCCTTGCCCTAGAACCGCCAGAGCCAGATATTTTAAGTCAGCCGCCCCGCAGCCCTGACGAACCGATTATCAAGGAATCCGACTTCGGGAGAATTGCCTTTGAGTCGGCAACGCTGACGGTAGGGACTTTATCGGCTTATGGGTATGGCATCCTCAGATATGGGATCGGTTCGCAGGCAAGTACGATGGCGTTTATGAGTCTGACGGCAGGGCAACTGCTGCATACTATTAGCTGCCGCTCCCAAGAACACAGTATTTTTAGTCGAGAAAAATTGCCAAATAATCCCTACTTAAATGCTGCCATAGCAGGCTCTTTTGCCATACAGCTCCTCGCGATCGCGATTCCCCCGCTCAGAAGCCTTTTGAAAATTACGCCCATCGATCTTGTCGATGGTGCCGTCATTAGCGGTAGTGCTGCGTTGCCCCTGCTAGTCAATGAAAGCACGAAGCGCGATCGCAAGATAGCAAGCGATAAAGATCGTGGGCAGGAGATTGAATAG
- the metK gene encoding methionine adenosyltransferase translates to MKKDFMFTSESVTEGHPDKLCDQISDAIVDRFLQQDPYARIVTECAVATGIVFIAARFEPNANVDFPNVARQVIDQVGYAQKDFNAKTCSILTSLTEFKREQDRFFDEKNLSDEEIERIPVKNQATVFGFACNQTPVLMPLPIWLAHKLARQLSEVRKQNLLSYLTPDGKTQVGVEYRNRRPYRIHSITVIASQNKKSKPDFEQLQDDIRETVIKPIFEDEDIRPDPQTRIFVNPDGPFVKGGPAVHSGLTGRKNAIDTYGEYAQHSGSALSGKDPVRIDRVGAYAARYAAKNVVAAGLADECEVQLSYSIGLARPVSIQVETFGTGKVSEEEIAILLEKHFDFRLAGIIKQFDLRYLPSLHKGTFYRKLAVYGHVGRMDIELPWEKTDKAAVF, encoded by the coding sequence ATGAAAAAAGACTTTATGTTCACATCTGAGTCCGTCACCGAAGGACATCCCGATAAACTTTGCGACCAGATTAGCGATGCTATCGTCGACCGTTTTCTCCAGCAAGATCCCTATGCCAGGATCGTTACAGAATGTGCTGTAGCGACGGGCATTGTTTTCATAGCCGCCAGATTTGAACCCAATGCCAATGTGGATTTTCCCAACGTTGCCAGACAAGTTATCGACCAGGTTGGCTACGCGCAAAAGGATTTTAATGCTAAGACCTGTAGCATTCTAACCAGCCTTACCGAATTTAAGCGAGAGCAAGACCGATTTTTTGACGAAAAAAATCTCTCTGACGAAGAAATAGAGCGAATTCCCGTCAAAAACCAAGCGACGGTATTTGGTTTTGCTTGCAATCAAACTCCCGTGTTGATGCCGTTGCCGATTTGGTTAGCTCACAAACTGGCAAGACAACTCAGCGAGGTGAGAAAGCAAAATCTACTCTCCTATCTCACCCCTGACGGCAAAACCCAAGTTGGCGTGGAATATAGAAATCGCAGACCTTATAGAATTCACAGCATTACAGTCATTGCCAGCCAAAATAAAAAATCAAAACCCGATTTCGAGCAACTCCAGGACGATATTCGCGAGACGGTCATTAAACCCATCTTTGAAGATGAAGATATCAGACCAGATCCACAAACCAGAATATTTGTCAACCCCGATGGACCGTTTGTTAAAGGAGGACCTGCCGTTCATTCGGGGCTAACGGGAAGAAAAAACGCGATCGATACCTATGGCGAGTACGCACAGCATAGCGGTTCGGCTTTGAGCGGCAAAGACCCAGTTAGAATCGATCGAGTGGGAGCCTATGCTGCTCGTTATGCTGCGAAAAATGTCGTGGCAGCAGGACTTGCCGATGAATGTGAGGTACAGCTTAGTTATTCTATCGGACTTGCAAGACCTGTCAGCATTCAGGTGGAAACGTTTGGCACCGGAAAAGTTTCCGAGGAAGAGATTGCCATCCTGCTTGAGAAGCATTTTGATTTCCGTCTGGCAGGAATCATTAAGCAGTTCGATTTGAGATACTTGCCCTCGCTCCATAAAGGCACGTTCTATAGAAAATTAGCAGTCTACGGTCATGTAGGCAGGATGGATATCGAACTGCCCTGGGAGAAAACAGATAAGGCGGCTGTTTTTTAA
- a CDS encoding Uma2 family endonuclease, whose translation MQATQQKYFSVEEYLTLEEAAEYKSEYIDGQIIPVAGGSINHNQIALNFSTELNFAFKRLDYRVFMGDVRLWIPQKRIFTYPDVMVVTGEPEYFNNRTDTITNPSVIIEVLSKSTQSYDKGEKFDAYRTIATFQEYILIDQNRIYIEQYSKTAKKQWTLYEYDEEDERISLSSVELQISLRDIYNKIKFEVDERSNREASD comes from the coding sequence ATGCAAGCTACGCAACAAAAATACTTCTCTGTAGAAGAATATTTGACTCTAGAAGAAGCAGCAGAGTATAAAAGTGAGTATATCGACGGTCAAATAATTCCTGTGGCGGGCGGATCGATAAATCATAATCAGATAGCTCTCAACTTCAGTACTGAGTTAAACTTTGCCTTTAAAAGGCTCGATTATCGAGTTTTTATGGGTGATGTACGCCTGTGGATACCTCAGAAACGCATCTTTACCTATCCTGATGTAATGGTAGTAACGGGCGAACCAGAATATTTCAACAATCGCACAGATACAATTACTAATCCCTCGGTCATTATAGAAGTACTTTCAAAATCCACCCAAAGCTATGATAAGGGAGAAAAATTTGATGCTTATCGAACGATCGCTACGTTTCAAGAATATATTTTAATCGACCAAAATCGGATCTATATAGAACAGTATTCTAAGACTGCTAAAAAACAGTGGACGTTGTATGAATATGATGAAGAAGATGAGAGGATTTCTCTAAGTTCAGTAGAGTTACAAATTTCTTTGAGAGATATTTATAACAAAATAAAATTTGAAGTAGATGAGAGGTCGAATAGGGAAGCAAGCGATTAA
- the murG gene encoding undecaprenyldiphospho-muramoylpentapeptide beta-N-acetylglucosaminyltransferase: MRLLIAASGTGGHLFPALAVAEQLKEYKIEWLGVPNRLEKTLVPSDYTLHTIPVEGFQTRLGIKTLQVGLRLVSSIVQVRQLIKKHQIELIFTTGGYIAAPAIVAARLQGIPVILHESNFLPGKVTRWFSHWCSTVALGFEGSSQYLPGAQTCWVSTPVRSQFLAPQPLDLPIPDDAPLIVVVGGSQGAVAVNQMVRRCVPAWLQEGAVIVHLTGEKDPEAEILKHPRYFSLPFYQNMAGLLQRANLAISRAGAGTLTELAVTKTPAILIPYPYAAEDHQAYNAKVFADAGAAFMYRQGELTAELLEKQVLDLLKSPEKLQQMSEKIANLTLLDSAERLANLVRQTVGEKR; the protein is encoded by the coding sequence ATGCGATTATTAATTGCAGCAAGCGGTACTGGCGGACATCTATTTCCTGCCCTAGCGGTGGCAGAGCAACTTAAAGAATACAAGATTGAGTGGTTGGGCGTTCCTAACCGTCTCGAAAAAACTCTAGTCCCCTCTGACTATACTCTACATACCATTCCTGTCGAAGGGTTTCAAACCCGCTTGGGCATCAAGACGCTTCAGGTAGGGCTGCGTCTTGTCTCTTCTATTGTGCAGGTACGACAGCTAATTAAAAAGCACCAAATCGAGCTTATCTTTACAACGGGAGGCTATATCGCCGCTCCTGCCATAGTAGCTGCTCGCTTGCAAGGAATCCCCGTCATTCTCCACGAATCCAATTTTCTCCCCGGCAAGGTGACCCGTTGGTTCAGTCATTGGTGCAGCACTGTCGCGCTTGGTTTTGAAGGATCGTCTCAATATCTTCCCGGTGCCCAAACTTGCTGGGTTAGTACGCCTGTCCGCTCTCAGTTTCTCGCGCCACAACCTTTGGATTTACCCATTCCTGACGATGCCCCTTTAATCGTTGTCGTCGGCGGTTCTCAAGGAGCCGTTGCAGTCAATCAAATGGTGCGTCGGTGCGTCCCAGCTTGGTTACAAGAGGGAGCCGTTATCGTCCATTTGACGGGAGAGAAAGATCCAGAAGCAGAAATCCTCAAACATCCCCGCTATTTTTCTTTGCCTTTCTATCAAAATATGGCTGGGTTGTTACAGAGAGCTAATTTGGCAATTAGCCGTGCGGGTGCAGGAACGCTAACGGAATTAGCCGTTACAAAAACGCCTGCAATTTTAATTCCCTATCCCTACGCGGCAGAGGACCATCAAGCCTATAATGCTAAGGTATTTGCCGATGCAGGGGCGGCATTTATGTACCGTCAAGGGGAATTAACTGCCGAGCTTTTGGAAAAGCAGGTTTTAGACTTGTTAAAATCGCCTGAAAAACTGCAACAAATGTCAGAAAAAATAGCAAATCTGACATTACTCGATAGTGCAGAACGACTAGCTAATTTAGTGCGTCAAACCGTTGGAGAAAAGCGATAA
- a CDS encoding Rieske 2Fe-2S domain-containing protein yields the protein MKNSTFPKNRRQFLIYMVAGTAGTVALGWLFPNLAESQETELETLCSLFPYNSRCKNYLPGVRAIDSKGNPIDPPSLLAKAVPGIPVEVEGLSKPTYLIITEKHQIAPYGIRPVCTHLGCTVDWKSERNRFVCPCHGSEYDAMGRVEKGPAKRPLPLVTVVVKQNQIRLVDRQPGVDPRGSRSSN from the coding sequence ATGAAAAACTCTACCTTTCCAAAAAATCGACGACAATTTCTCATATACATGGTGGCAGGTACAGCTGGAACTGTAGCACTTGGATGGCTTTTTCCTAATCTTGCGGAAAGTCAAGAAACAGAGTTAGAAACTCTGTGCTCTTTATTCCCTTATAATTCTCGGTGTAAAAACTATCTGCCTGGTGTTAGAGCTATTGACAGCAAAGGAAACCCAATCGATCCGCCATCGCTTTTAGCTAAGGCAGTGCCAGGAATTCCCGTAGAAGTAGAAGGTTTATCAAAACCTACTTATCTCATAATTACTGAAAAACACCAAATTGCTCCCTATGGGATTCGTCCTGTTTGTACCCACTTAGGCTGCACGGTGGACTGGAAGTCAGAACGAAATCGTTTTGTTTGTCCTTGTCATGGTTCTGAGTACGATGCGATGGGACGAGTGGAAAAGGGTCCGGCAAAACGTCCTTTACCGTTGGTAACGGTGGTGGTTAAGCAAAATCAAATTCGTTTAGTAGACCGACAACCAGGAGTCGATCCTCGTGGGTCTCGTTCCTCAAACTAG
- a CDS encoding EcsC family protein, whose product MHVTNFEQSFENIVDWILAVDLQESTQYVEKIRSVHSSLSQRDLAQKIVDEQSITNGLFGALTGLGSAISLPIMIPIDIIKAWKIQGFMIRSIAQVYGYTPQNTDLKTAILLLVSSGSIEELKQFLRQEAAIVVSEHTLSAFDHLKKTAIQRAVKEGSKFATKALAEALSQVIGKKIAKKVLQKSLGVIAAPAFGAVIGGGLDWMTTQAVGKVAIDYFENL is encoded by the coding sequence ATGCACGTTACAAATTTCGAGCAATCGTTTGAAAATATTGTTGATTGGATCTTGGCTGTCGATCTTCAAGAATCAACACAGTATGTAGAAAAAATTCGTTCGGTGCATTCTTCACTGAGTCAGCGAGATCTTGCCCAAAAGATCGTTGACGAACAATCCATTACTAATGGATTATTCGGAGCTTTAACCGGATTGGGAAGCGCAATTAGCCTACCTATAATGATTCCGATCGATATCATTAAAGCTTGGAAAATTCAGGGTTTTATGATTCGCTCTATTGCCCAGGTTTATGGCTATACTCCGCAAAATACCGATCTCAAAACTGCCATCTTACTGTTAGTTTCTAGTGGCTCGATCGAGGAGTTGAAACAATTTCTTAGACAGGAGGCTGCAATTGTAGTCAGCGAACACACCCTTAGTGCCTTCGACCATCTGAAAAAAACAGCGATTCAAAGAGCAGTAAAAGAAGGCTCTAAATTTGCTACGAAAGCACTGGCTGAAGCCTTGTCCCAGGTAATTGGGAAAAAGATCGCCAAAAAAGTGCTGCAAAAGTCTCTTGGCGTTATTGCTGCTCCGGCATTCGGAGCCGTAATTGGCGGCGGTCTTGACTGGATGACCACTCAAGCCGTAGGCAAGGTGGCAATCGACTATTTTGAAAATTTATAG
- a CDS encoding FdhF/YdeP family oxidoreductase produces MLRKPKKAWNPSIWASWKPFGIGEQYPNNYWEVIRAVLVNFDELPYAWEILNKGVCDGCSLGTTGMKDWTVDGIHVCNVRLRLLRLNTMPAFDHTILENCEQLYTKSGAELRDMGRLPYPMRRDKGDKGFRRISWDKALEIIASRIRATTPERTAYYVTSRGTVNETYYAIQKAVRAMGSNNVDNAARICHSPSTGALKATLGVAATTCSYKDWIGTDLLVFIGSNVANNQPVTVKYLHWAKKAGTRIVVINTYREPGMERYWVPSIPESALFGTKFAEDFFLVNVGGDIPFLNGTIKHMMINNWLDSQFIDNYTNHFEELKATLDTQSWEELESLSGASREEMYAFAKMVGEANKAIFVWSMGITQHECGEENVKAIINLALTKGFVGREGCGLMPIRGHSGVQGGAEMGCYSTVFPGGRKISPETAKEMSKLWGFEVPQTKGLIASDMINAAAESKLDVLFLVGGNFLDVLPDPNYVESALLNIPLRVHMDIVCSKQMLLEPTETVILLPATTRYEIPGGVTETSTERRVIFSPEIPGRRIGEARPEWEVFMELARRVRPELADKLFFENPAAMRQEIALVIPQYAGIQHLLEAGDQFQYGGSHLCFGWKFPTPDGKANFAPLYPPKNELPEGYFLVTTRRGKQFNSMVQEHKDRITGAVREAVLMSSVDAEKFGLKNGDVVVLKNDLGEYKGCVYTAPVKPGNLQVHWPEGNVLLDKSKRSQEGVPDYNALVRLEKV; encoded by the coding sequence ATGTTACGCAAACCCAAAAAAGCTTGGAATCCTTCCATTTGGGCAAGCTGGAAACCATTTGGAATCGGCGAACAATACCCTAACAACTATTGGGAAGTCATTCGGGCAGTCTTAGTCAACTTTGATGAATTGCCCTATGCCTGGGAGATTCTCAATAAAGGTGTTTGCGATGGTTGCTCTTTAGGCACCACGGGCATGAAAGACTGGACAGTCGATGGCATCCATGTCTGCAATGTCAGGTTGCGCCTGTTGCGCCTCAATACTATGCCAGCTTTTGACCATACAATTCTCGAAAATTGCGAACAATTGTACACAAAAAGCGGTGCCGAATTGCGAGATATGGGACGACTTCCCTATCCGATGAGGCGAGATAAAGGGGATAAAGGTTTTCGTCGCATTAGCTGGGATAAAGCATTAGAGATTATTGCCAGTCGCATTCGCGCCACAACACCCGAACGCACTGCCTATTATGTTACTAGCCGAGGTACGGTTAACGAGACTTACTACGCCATCCAGAAGGCAGTTAGGGCAATGGGTAGCAACAATGTTGATAATGCTGCCAGAATTTGCCATTCTCCCAGCACTGGTGCATTGAAAGCAACTCTGGGAGTAGCAGCGACAACTTGCTCTTACAAAGACTGGATAGGCACTGATTTATTAGTCTTTATCGGTTCCAACGTTGCCAACAACCAACCCGTCACGGTGAAATATCTGCACTGGGCAAAAAAAGCAGGTACTCGCATCGTCGTTATCAACACCTACCGCGAACCCGGAATGGAACGTTACTGGGTGCCTTCTATTCCTGAAAGTGCGTTATTTGGCACCAAATTCGCCGAAGATTTCTTTCTAGTGAACGTGGGCGGAGACATACCATTCCTCAATGGTACCATCAAACATATGATGATCAACAATTGGCTCGACAGTCAATTTATTGATAATTACACTAACCATTTTGAGGAATTAAAAGCAACTTTAGACACTCAATCTTGGGAGGAATTAGAGTCACTTTCTGGGGCGTCTCGCGAAGAAATGTATGCCTTTGCCAAAATGGTTGGCGAAGCAAATAAAGCCATCTTTGTGTGGAGTATGGGAATTACCCAACACGAATGCGGCGAAGAGAATGTCAAAGCCATTATTAATTTAGCTCTAACAAAAGGTTTTGTCGGACGAGAAGGCTGCGGTTTAATGCCAATTCGCGGACATTCTGGAGTCCAAGGCGGTGCAGAAATGGGATGTTATTCCACCGTCTTTCCAGGAGGAAGAAAAATTTCTCCGGAAACTGCCAAAGAAATGAGCAAACTTTGGGGGTTTGAAGTCCCTCAGACCAAAGGATTAATCGCCTCAGATATGATAAATGCAGCGGCAGAAAGTAAGTTAGATGTTTTATTCTTAGTTGGCGGTAATTTTTTAGACGTTTTACCAGATCCTAATTATGTCGAATCGGCTTTATTAAACATCCCTCTGCGAGTTCATATGGATATTGTTTGTTCTAAACAAATGCTTTTAGAACCCACAGAGACTGTTATTTTGCTCCCTGCAACAACTCGTTATGAAATCCCAGGCGGCGTAACAGAAACCAGCACCGAAAGACGAGTAATTTTTAGTCCAGAAATCCCCGGACGGAGAATCGGAGAAGCACGTCCGGAATGGGAAGTGTTTATGGAGTTAGCAAGAAGAGTTCGTCCAGAATTAGCCGATAAATTATTTTTTGAGAATCCTGCTGCTATGCGCCAAGAAATTGCTTTAGTTATTCCTCAATATGCAGGGATTCAACATCTTCTAGAAGCCGGCGATCAATTTCAATATGGCGGTTCTCACTTATGCTTCGGATGGAAGTTTCCGACACCAGATGGGAAAGCAAATTTTGCCCCCTTATATCCTCCTAAAAATGAGTTACCAGAAGGCTATTTTTTAGTCACAACTCGCCGAGGCAAGCAATTTAATAGCATGGTGCAAGAACACAAGGATCGAATTACTGGTGCAGTACGAGAAGCGGTGTTAATGAGTTCGGTTGATGCAGAGAAATTCGGGTTAAAAAATGGAGATGTCGTGGTGTTGAAAAATGATTTAGGGGAGTATAAAGGATGCGTTTATACGGCACCAGTTAAACCAGGTAATTTACAAGTCCATTGGCCAGAAGGGAATGTGTTGCTAGATAAAAGTAAAAGATCTCAGGAAGGGGTGCCGGATTATAATGCTCTGGTTAGGTTAGAGAAGGTGTAA